In Sebaldella termitidis ATCC 33386, one DNA window encodes the following:
- a CDS encoding FAD-dependent oxidoreductase: MKIIIIGGVAGGMSAAARLRRLDEKSDIIVIEKSGYVSFANCGLPYYIGGVIKEKDSLLLETPSTLKEKFNLDVRVKSEAVSINREKKEIKIKNIETNDEYTESYDKLLISTGAKPFVPDIKGLEEAGYLTLRNIEDMEKISSCIDSDGYKNAVIIGGGFIGLETAENLKHKNINVTIIEKADQVMAPLDPEMASFIHGEIKRRNIALYLNSDITEISNSGKKKIIKLKSGEVVETDIIIASIGVVPDSELAKNAGLKMSSKGAVEVDEYLKTSDSDIYAAGDVIEIRNAITGQKALVPLAGPANKQGRTAADNILGREEKYTGTIGTSIMKFFNMTAASTGINEKYLKKQDINYKSLFIIKADHAGYYPGASDIYFKILFEPETGKIFGAQAVGEKGADKKIDIIATAILGNISVYKLKDLETAYAPPFNSAKDIINYASYMAENIKRDGLETVSWNETDKIGLIDVRTEDEYNIDHIQGAVNMPLNTLRENMGKLDKNKEYIVYCKVGQRGYNAQRILVNNGYKVKNLNGGFSIYKSALMPQDNRIKFENDIKNDKHRSISGLNSADKKILDVTGLQCPGPIIKIKNKISELKTGEVLEVKATDPGFENDIKVWTRQTGNTLLNIENTDGEILAEIKKGESFLLSKKPDEEAVKENSTSLVIFSGDFDKVFAALVIANGALAMGNSVSIFFTFWGLNVLRKSNYKTRSKKGIIEKCFGIMMPKGVSKLKLSNMNFFGLGRKMINKVMKTKNIESLESLLEQYIENGGKITACTMSMDVMGIKKDELIENIEYGGVATYMENANKANHNLFI; this comes from the coding sequence ATGAAAATAATAATTATCGGCGGTGTCGCAGGTGGGATGAGCGCAGCAGCAAGGCTGAGACGACTGGATGAAAAATCTGATATTATTGTGATTGAAAAGTCAGGGTATGTCAGTTTTGCCAATTGCGGTCTTCCATACTATATCGGCGGTGTAATAAAAGAAAAAGACAGCCTGCTTCTGGAAACCCCTTCTACACTGAAAGAGAAATTTAATCTGGATGTCAGGGTAAAATCAGAGGCTGTATCTATAAACAGAGAAAAAAAAGAGATAAAAATAAAAAATATTGAAACTAATGACGAATATACTGAATCATATGACAAGCTTTTGATTTCTACAGGAGCAAAGCCGTTCGTACCGGATATAAAAGGTTTGGAGGAGGCCGGGTATCTGACACTCAGAAATATAGAAGATATGGAAAAAATAAGCAGCTGTATTGATTCTGATGGTTATAAAAATGCAGTTATTATAGGCGGAGGATTTATTGGTCTGGAAACAGCCGAAAATCTGAAACATAAAAATATAAATGTCACAATCATAGAGAAGGCTGATCAGGTTATGGCACCGCTGGACCCCGAAATGGCATCATTTATACACGGGGAAATAAAAAGAAGAAATATTGCCTTATATCTAAACAGTGATATTACTGAGATAAGTAATTCAGGGAAGAAAAAAATCATAAAGCTTAAATCGGGCGAAGTAGTGGAAACTGATATAATAATAGCTTCCATAGGGGTAGTTCCCGACTCGGAGCTTGCCAAAAATGCAGGACTAAAAATGAGTTCCAAGGGTGCTGTGGAAGTAGATGAGTATCTGAAAACCAGTGACAGTGATATTTATGCAGCAGGGGATGTGATAGAAATAAGAAATGCGATAACCGGACAAAAAGCATTGGTTCCTTTAGCCGGTCCGGCAAATAAACAGGGAAGAACTGCTGCAGACAATATTCTCGGAAGAGAAGAAAAATATACAGGAACAATTGGAACATCGATTATGAAGTTTTTTAATATGACTGCAGCTTCGACAGGTATAAATGAGAAATATCTGAAAAAACAGGACATTAATTATAAGTCTTTATTTATAATTAAGGCAGATCATGCGGGATATTATCCCGGAGCTTCCGATATTTACTTTAAGATATTGTTTGAGCCTGAGACAGGTAAGATTTTCGGGGCTCAGGCTGTGGGAGAAAAAGGTGCGGATAAAAAAATAGATATTATAGCAACGGCAATATTGGGAAATATCTCTGTTTACAAACTGAAAGATTTGGAAACTGCTTATGCACCGCCGTTTAATTCAGCGAAGGACATTATAAATTATGCTTCATATATGGCAGAAAATATAAAAAGAGACGGTCTGGAAACTGTCAGCTGGAATGAAACGGATAAAATCGGGTTAATAGATGTCCGGACTGAAGACGAATATAATATAGATCATATTCAGGGCGCAGTAAATATGCCGTTAAATACTTTAAGAGAAAATATGGGGAAACTGGATAAAAATAAAGAATATATTGTATACTGTAAGGTGGGACAGAGAGGATATAATGCACAAAGAATATTGGTAAATAACGGTTATAAGGTCAAAAACCTGAACGGCGGTTTTAGTATTTATAAATCAGCTTTGATGCCTCAGGATAACAGAATAAAATTTGAAAATGACATAAAAAATGATAAGCATAGGAGTATATCAGGTTTGAATTCGGCAGATAAAAAAATACTGGATGTCACTGGACTGCAGTGTCCCGGTCCGATTATAAAAATAAAAAATAAAATTTCAGAATTAAAAACCGGAGAGGTACTGGAGGTCAAAGCGACAGACCCGGGATTTGAAAATGATATTAAAGTGTGGACAAGACAGACAGGAAATACGTTATTGAACATAGAAAATACAGACGGGGAAATTCTGGCAGAGATAAAAAAAGGAGAAAGTTTTTTACTGTCAAAAAAGCCGGATGAGGAAGCAGTCAAGGAAAACAGTACATCCTTGGTTATATTCAGCGGAGATTTTGATAAAGTTTTTGCGGCCTTGGTAATAGCAAACGGGGCTTTGGCAATGGGAAACAGTGTATCAATTTTCTTTACTTTCTGGGGATTGAATGTTTTGAGAAAAAGCAATTATAAGACAAGGTCAAAAAAAGGAATAATAGAGAAATGTTTTGGAATAATGATGCCGAAAGGAGTCAGTAAATTAAAATTATCGAATATGAATTTTTTTGGACTGGGACGAAAAATGATAAATAAAGTGATGAAAACTAAAAACATAGAATCTCTTGAATCTTTACTGGAACAGTATATAGAAAACGGAGGAAAAATAACGGCCTGTACAATGTCTATGGATGTAATGGGAATAAAAAAGGATGAATTAATAGAAAATATCGAATATGGCGGAGTGGCAACCTATATGGAAAATGCAAACAAGGCAAATCATAATTTATTTATATAA
- a CDS encoding YbaK/EbsC family protein produces the protein MAIEPVKEFFKKFNMEEKIMEFDTSSATVELAAQALNVIPARIAKTLAFKKDNSCILIVTSGDVKIDNPKFKSVFEIKAKMPSAEEVLSLTGHAAGGVCPFAVSENIPVYLDISLKRFDTVFPACGSSNSAIELTCDELFRYSDAEKWIDVCKNKE, from the coding sequence ATGGCAATAGAACCGGTAAAGGAATTTTTCAAAAAATTTAATATGGAAGAAAAAATTATGGAATTCGATACCTCCAGTGCAACGGTGGAACTGGCAGCACAGGCTCTGAATGTAATTCCTGCAAGAATAGCAAAAACTCTTGCTTTCAAAAAAGATAACAGCTGTATTCTTATTGTAACATCCGGAGATGTTAAAATAGATAACCCGAAATTCAAGTCAGTATTTGAAATAAAAGCAAAAATGCCTTCTGCTGAAGAAGTTTTATCCCTGACAGGACATGCTGCGGGTGGTGTCTGCCCTTTTGCAGTATCTGAGAATATTCCTGTTTATCTGGATATTTCTTTAAAACGCTTTGATACTGTTTTTCCTGCCTGCGGCAGCAGTAACAGCGCAATAGAACTTACATGTGACGAATTATTCAGATATTCGGATGCAGAAAAGTGGATTGATGTGTGTAAAAATAAAGAATAA
- a CDS encoding sulfite exporter TauE/SafE family protein — MIFFLIGLFSTIIGSIVGIGGGLIIRPALAGMGAAKSLASFTSSIVVLSMSSVTLITYIRKKVHIKIKKILILAAGSIIGGFLGGTLLKFVSESFIDRTYIFMLILVLLSVVYRNKIPKMNIKNPFPQFFIGIITGGLSGFFGIGGGPFQVSTLIIFFGLDIKEASVDSIFITFLTTISSLTKYTLNGYTDFSLAVYMIPAAILGGYIGSHLNRKINEKKIALIFIISVLLILTVQTYIVITRYLAFIK; from the coding sequence ATGATATTTTTTTTAATAGGTTTATTTTCTACAATAATAGGCTCTATAGTGGGAATAGGCGGCGGATTAATTATAAGACCGGCGCTTGCAGGTATGGGAGCTGCAAAAAGTCTTGCATCATTTACATCTTCAATAGTAGTTCTTTCCATGTCATCTGTTACTCTTATAACCTATATAAGAAAAAAAGTACATATAAAAATTAAAAAAATTCTGATTCTGGCAGCAGGCAGTATAATCGGAGGATTTTTAGGAGGGACTCTCTTAAAATTTGTCAGTGAAAGCTTTATAGACAGGACATATATATTTATGCTGATACTTGTTTTACTTTCTGTAGTTTACAGGAATAAAATTCCGAAAATGAATATTAAAAATCCATTTCCGCAATTTTTCATAGGAATTATTACCGGGGGACTGTCAGGATTTTTTGGTATAGGCGGAGGCCCGTTTCAGGTCAGCACACTGATCATTTTTTTCGGGCTTGATATCAAAGAAGCCTCTGTAGACAGTATCTTTATCACATTTTTAACTACGATAAGTTCACTGACCAAATACACACTAAACGGTTATACAGACTTTTCACTGGCTGTTTATATGATTCCTGCAGCTATACTCGGCGGTTATATAGGAAGCCATCTGAACAGAAAAATCAATGAAAAAAAAATTGCACTAATTTTTATAATCTCTGTTCTTTTGATATTAACAGTTCAGACTTATATTGTAATTACCCGATACCTTGCATTTATAAAATAG
- a CDS encoding N-sulfoglucosamine sulfohydrolase: MDNVRNYNIVYIHTHDSGTVFSPYGYDSPTENIENFAKEAVVFKKAFCTSPTCSPSRSGLLTGMYPHSNGMLGLANRGFALKDYSWHLVSHLKKNLYKTVLCGIQHEYGSYSDHKGGAAAIGYDFDITSENNYEYQEDYYLWDTANAENVSEWIKENGSNQNFFLSFGMFSTHRKFPEINKEIINENFVKAPYPVPDFEETRNEHAKFLTSAYYADKCFGLIIKALRDNNLYENTIIIFTTDHGIPYPYAKCTLFDSGLEVALIMRVPASPKNGSVTDTLVSQVDIFATLCDLTGLEKPERLQGKSFSEFFTGKSDKHRDEIYGEINFHTSYEPVRCIRTENYKYIKYYDEEYLKINVSNIDVSETKKLLLENDLLSQEKYSEALYDLYNDPGERKNLINNHEYKGILEDLRKRLLKWQEETKDPLLSDGIKISKNWKINKKTSHEPSSKNPEDYEQL; encoded by the coding sequence ATGGATAATGTAAGAAATTATAACATCGTATATATTCACACACATGACAGCGGAACAGTATTTAGTCCTTACGGCTATGATTCCCCTACAGAAAATATAGAAAACTTTGCTAAAGAGGCTGTTGTTTTTAAAAAAGCATTTTGTACCAGTCCTACATGCTCTCCAAGCAGATCCGGACTTCTTACAGGAATGTATCCGCATTCCAACGGAATGCTTGGGCTGGCAAACAGGGGATTTGCACTGAAAGATTACAGCTGGCATTTAGTCAGCCACCTGAAGAAAAATCTGTATAAAACCGTTTTATGCGGTATACAGCATGAATACGGCTCTTATTCTGATCATAAAGGAGGGGCGGCAGCAATCGGCTATGATTTTGATATAACATCCGAGAATAATTATGAATATCAGGAAGATTATTATTTATGGGATACAGCCAATGCCGAAAATGTCTCAGAATGGATAAAAGAAAACGGCAGTAATCAGAATTTCTTTCTTTCCTTCGGCATGTTTTCCACACACAGAAAATTCCCGGAAATAAATAAGGAGATTATAAATGAAAATTTTGTAAAAGCTCCTTATCCGGTTCCGGATTTTGAAGAAACACGAAATGAACATGCAAAATTTCTGACCTCTGCTTATTATGCGGATAAATGTTTCGGGCTTATAATAAAAGCCCTCAGGGATAATAATCTCTACGAAAATACTATTATTATTTTTACTACTGACCATGGTATTCCATATCCGTATGCTAAATGTACTCTTTTTGACAGCGGACTGGAAGTGGCATTAATAATGAGAGTTCCTGCATCACCTAAAAATGGCAGTGTCACGGATACTTTAGTTTCACAGGTAGATATATTTGCTACTTTATGTGATCTTACAGGCTTAGAAAAACCGGAAAGACTTCAGGGTAAATCTTTTTCAGAATTTTTTACGGGAAAAAGTGATAAACACAGAGATGAAATTTACGGAGAAATAAATTTTCATACCTCCTATGAACCTGTAAGATGTATAAGAACAGAAAATTATAAGTATATAAAATATTACGACGAAGAATACCTGAAAATAAATGTATCAAATATTGATGTTTCAGAAACAAAAAAACTGCTTCTTGAAAATGATCTTCTTTCTCAGGAAAAATACAGCGAGGCTCTGTACGATCTCTATAATGATCCCGGCGAGAGAAAAAACCTTATAAATAATCATGAATATAAGGGTATTCTGGAAGATTTGAGAAAAAGGCTTTTAAAATGGCAGGAAGAAACAAAAGATCCTCTTCTTTCAGATGGTATCAAAATATCTAAAAACTGGAAAATCAACAAAAAGACCAGTCATGAACCAAGCAGTAAAAATCCGGAGGATTATGAGCAGCTTTGA
- a CDS encoding PTS sugar transporter subunit IIB, whose translation MLKVLAACGAGMGSSQIIKMKIKKVLDKLKIESSIDHMSVGQAKSMVNNYDIIFVAEGLKNNFNVSDDKKLIGLKNLLSEEEIEEKLKVSLNLA comes from the coding sequence ATGCTGAAAGTATTAGCGGCTTGTGGTGCCGGTATGGGTTCCAGCCAGATAATAAAAATGAAAATAAAAAAGGTACTGGATAAATTAAAAATCGAATCAAGTATTGATCATATGAGTGTAGGACAGGCAAAATCAATGGTTAATAACTATGATATTATTTTTGTGGCAGAAGGACTGAAAAATAACTTCAATGTTAGTGACGATAAAAAGTTAATAGGTCTGAAAAATCTGCTTTCCGAAGAAGAGATCGAAGAAAAATTAAAAGTCAGCCTGAATCTGGCATAG
- a CDS encoding PTS ascorbate transporter subunit IIC → MEIILKIFNLLFTNIIAKPQFFIGLIVFIGYLAIGRKIYDALGGFIKAAIGFMILNVGSSGLVKNFDPILKGLSQKYQISAVVIDSNFGFNAATQALESISITTSWTMMSLLVGFVWNILLVLLKKFTKVRTVFITGHIMVKQATMVTWIIFAVMPGFRNIYGAILVGLLVGTYWAVFANLTVEATRNLTGNSDFAVGHQQMFGIWVTDKIAHKIGNKEKTVENVKLPGWLAVLNDNIIATGLLMIIFFGAVMLFIGEPLLKELDPKAFDGGITFFTYILEKSLVFSVNIVILMTGVRMFVAELVESFVGISEKLLKGSIPAVDCAVTFGFSSPNAILYGFIFGAVGQLIAILGLIIFKSPIMLIPGFVPLFFDNATLAVYADKKGGIRAATIIPVVSGMIQVFGSLAAVYIFNLTQYGGWTGNLDWDTVWPVLGLFINNLQLTGVILVVILMLIIPQLQYIRNKDSYFIK, encoded by the coding sequence ATGGAAATTATATTAAAAATATTTAACCTGTTATTTACGAATATAATTGCAAAACCACAGTTCTTTATTGGTCTTATTGTATTTATAGGTTATCTTGCAATCGGGCGTAAAATATATGATGCGCTTGGCGGCTTTATCAAAGCAGCAATAGGCTTTATGATTCTAAATGTCGGTTCTTCTGGTCTTGTGAAAAATTTTGACCCGATTCTAAAGGGTTTATCGCAGAAATATCAGATCAGTGCTGTTGTAATCGATTCTAACTTCGGCTTTAATGCTGCAACACAGGCTCTTGAAAGTATCAGTATCACTACCAGCTGGACTATGATGTCTCTTTTGGTAGGATTCGTATGGAATATTTTATTGGTACTTCTGAAAAAATTTACAAAAGTAAGAACTGTTTTTATCACAGGACATATTATGGTTAAACAGGCAACAATGGTAACATGGATTATTTTTGCCGTAATGCCCGGATTTCGAAATATTTACGGTGCTATTCTTGTAGGACTGCTGGTAGGTACTTACTGGGCTGTTTTTGCCAATCTAACTGTGGAAGCTACCAGAAATCTTACGGGAAATTCAGATTTTGCCGTGGGACACCAGCAGATGTTCGGTATCTGGGTAACAGATAAAATAGCACATAAGATCGGAAATAAAGAAAAGACAGTGGAAAATGTAAAACTTCCGGGATGGCTCGCTGTATTGAATGACAATATTATTGCTACAGGGCTTTTAATGATTATATTTTTCGGAGCTGTTATGCTGTTTATCGGGGAACCTCTTCTAAAAGAACTTGATCCTAAAGCATTCGACGGGGGAATTACATTCTTCACATACATTCTGGAGAAGTCTCTGGTATTTTCCGTTAATATTGTCATATTAATGACAGGCGTAAGAATGTTTGTTGCTGAACTTGTAGAATCATTTGTAGGTATTTCGGAAAAGCTTCTGAAAGGCTCTATTCCTGCTGTTGACTGTGCTGTCACTTTCGGATTTTCATCACCAAATGCTATTTTATATGGTTTTATATTCGGAGCCGTAGGACAGCTTATTGCAATACTGGGACTGATTATATTCAAATCTCCGATTATGCTTATACCGGGATTTGTTCCTTTGTTTTTCGATAATGCCACACTGGCAGTATATGCCGATAAAAAAGGCGGAATAAGGGCAGCTACAATAATTCCTGTGGTTTCAGGTATGATTCAGGTATTTGGCTCACTTGCAGCTGTTTATATTTTCAATCTGACTCAGTACGGCGGATGGACAGGAAATCTGGATTGGGATACAGTATGGCCTGTATTGGGACTTTTTATAAATAATTTACAGCTAACAGGGGTTATCTTAGTAGTAATTCTAATGCTTATTATTCCGCAGTTACAATATATAAGAAACAAAGATTCATATTTTATAAAATAA
- the araD gene encoding L-ribulose-5-phosphate 4-epimerase, giving the protein MLEELKERVYKANMELPEKGLILYTWGNVSGIDREKGLIVIKPSGVEYDVMKASDMVVVDMDGRVVEGSLNPSSDTATHIELYKAFEEVGGIVHTHSTWATIWSQSGRDIKAYGTTHADYFYGPIPCTRKMTAEEIEGEYEKETGRVIVETYRERNLNPLYVPGVLVNSHGPFTWGKSPEEAVHNSVVLEEIGRMAASMEMFNENTKSMQQELLDKHFLRKHGANAYYGQGKK; this is encoded by the coding sequence ATGCTGGAAGAATTAAAAGAAAGAGTATATAAGGCAAATATGGAGCTTCCTGAAAAGGGACTGATACTTTATACATGGGGGAATGTAAGCGGAATAGACAGGGAAAAAGGACTGATAGTAATAAAGCCGAGCGGAGTGGAATATGATGTAATGAAGGCTTCTGATATGGTAGTAGTGGATATGGACGGCAGAGTAGTGGAAGGAAGCCTGAATCCTTCGTCAGATACAGCGACTCATATAGAGCTGTACAAAGCCTTTGAAGAGGTAGGAGGAATAGTTCATACACATTCCACATGGGCGACAATATGGTCACAGAGCGGCAGAGACATAAAAGCTTACGGAACAACCCATGCAGATTATTTTTACGGACCGATTCCGTGTACAAGAAAGATGACAGCGGAAGAGATAGAAGGAGAATATGAGAAGGAAACGGGTCGTGTAATAGTGGAAACATACAGAGAAAGAAATCTGAATCCCTTATATGTACCGGGAGTACTGGTAAACAGCCACGGACCGTTTACATGGGGAAAGAGTCCGGAGGAAGCAGTGCATAATTCGGTGGTACTGGAAGAGATAGGAAGAATGGCAGCAAGTATGGAGATGTTTAATGAAAACACGAAGAGTATGCAGCAGGAGCTTCTGGATAAGCATTTCTTAAGAAAACACGGGGCTAATGCCTATTACGGACAGGGGAAAAAGTAA
- a CDS encoding L-ribulose-5-phosphate 3-epimerase, protein MNKFDKLVMGIYEKALPKKESWSTKIDIAKQAGYDFIEISVDESDERLARLDWNNEEIKNMKNLLIDKDFRIPSMTFSGQKRFPMGSIDTATREKSMDLMKKAIEISDKLGIRIIQVTGYDVYYEERSDKTRELFIQNLKKASEWASKACITLAIENMENTFLNSVTKYMEIAKEVDSPWLKLYPDLGNLTAWTHDEVYNELEKGIKSQQIIAVHLKEAKKVTDTFGGIFRELEFGTGDVNFVKTFETLKKAEFKGPFLVEMWNESSETPLEDIKKVRDWMISRMKEGGFI, encoded by the coding sequence ATGAACAAATTTGACAAACTGGTAATGGGAATATACGAAAAAGCTCTTCCAAAAAAAGAATCGTGGAGCACTAAAATTGATATTGCAAAACAGGCCGGTTATGACTTCATTGAGATTTCCGTTGATGAATCCGATGAAAGACTTGCCAGACTTGACTGGAATAATGAGGAAATAAAAAATATGAAAAATCTTCTCATTGATAAAGATTTCAGAATCCCTTCCATGACCTTCAGCGGTCAGAAAAGATTTCCAATGGGTAGTATTGATACTGCTACAAGAGAAAAATCCATGGACTTAATGAAAAAAGCTATTGAGATATCCGATAAACTCGGTATCAGAATTATTCAGGTAACCGGTTATGATGTTTACTATGAAGAAAGAAGTGATAAAACAAGGGAACTTTTTATACAAAATCTAAAGAAAGCTTCTGAATGGGCTTCCAAAGCATGTATTACGCTGGCAATAGAAAATATGGAAAATACCTTTCTTAATTCAGTAACAAAATATATGGAAATAGCCAAAGAAGTAGATTCACCATGGCTGAAGCTGTATCCTGACCTTGGGAATCTTACTGCATGGACACATGACGAGGTATATAATGAGCTTGAAAAAGGGATAAAGTCACAGCAGATAATAGCAGTACACCTTAAGGAAGCAAAAAAAGTAACAGATACATTCGGAGGAATATTCAGGGAACTGGAATTCGGAACAGGTGACGTAAACTTTGTAAAAACATTTGAAACATTGAAAAAGGCAGAATTTAAAGGGCCTTTTCTGGTGGAAATGTGGAATGAAAGTAGTGAAACCCCTCTGGAAGATATAAAGAAAGTAAGGGACTGGATGATTTCAAGAATGAAGGAAGGAGGATTTATCTAA
- a CDS encoding 3-keto-L-gulonate-6-phosphate decarboxylase UlaD produces the protein MAKPLLQIALDNNTLSDAIRSISQVGHEVDIIEAGTILCLAEGMEAVRCLRALYPNKIILADTKCADAGGTVAKNCADAGADWMTVICSATIPTMKAALKEVKDLQVELYGDWTFEHAKQWKEAGLSQAVYHQSRDALLAGETWGEKDLNKIRKLVEMGFKVSVTGGLEKETLKLFKGIDVYTFIAGRGIREASDPAQAAREFKEEIDKYWD, from the coding sequence ATGGCAAAACCATTATTACAAATAGCCCTTGATAATAATACACTGAGTGACGCAATAAGATCAATTTCACAGGTAGGGCATGAAGTTGATATTATCGAAGCGGGCACTATACTCTGCCTTGCAGAAGGAATGGAAGCAGTAAGATGTCTCAGAGCACTTTATCCTAATAAAATAATTCTTGCTGATACTAAATGTGCTGATGCCGGGGGAACAGTAGCTAAAAACTGTGCTGATGCAGGAGCAGACTGGATGACAGTAATATGCTCCGCTACTATTCCTACAATGAAGGCAGCACTGAAAGAAGTAAAGGACTTACAGGTAGAGCTTTACGGAGACTGGACATTTGAGCATGCGAAGCAGTGGAAGGAAGCGGGATTATCACAGGCAGTATATCATCAGAGCAGAGATGCACTTCTGGCAGGAGAAACATGGGGAGAAAAAGATCTGAATAAGATAAGAAAGCTAGTGGAGATGGGCTTTAAGGTATCGGTAACAGGAGGACTTGAAAAGGAAACATTAAAGCTGTTCAAGGGAATAGATGTTTATACATTTATAGCAGGAAGAGGAATAAGGGAAGCATCAGACCCTGCACAGGCAGCAAGAGAATTTAAAGAAGAGATTGATAAATACTGGGATTAA
- a CDS encoding PTS sugar transporter subunit IIA, with product MTLLEYLVKNDSIKVKQKAETWEDAVRITFRPLLEKGVIKEEYIDSVIERTHELGPYYILAPGLAMPHERPEKGVLKDGFSFITLEKPVVFPDGQDVDILLGFSATSSEVHSNESIPQIVMLFDDEAAFEKIRKAESTDEIIGLLK from the coding sequence ATGACATTACTGGAATACCTTGTCAAAAATGATTCCATAAAAGTAAAACAAAAAGCCGAAACTTGGGAAGATGCTGTAAGAATTACCTTTAGACCGCTGCTGGAAAAAGGAGTCATTAAAGAGGAATATATAGATTCTGTAATAGAAAGAACACATGAACTCGGACCATATTATATACTGGCTCCGGGACTGGCTATGCCGCATGAAAGACCTGAAAAAGGTGTTCTGAAAGATGGTTTCAGTTTTATTACACTGGAAAAACCTGTTGTTTTTCCTGACGGCCAGGATGTGGATATTCTTCTGGGCTTCTCGGCAACAAGCTCCGAAGTACATTCCAATGAATCTATACCGCAGATCGTAATGCTTTTTGATGATGAGGCGGCATTTGAGAAAATACGAAAAGCGGAAAGCACTGATGAAATCATAGGACTTTTGAAATAA
- a CDS encoding PTS sugar transporter subunit IIA, giving the protein MYNLKNMAEDKLIKLNISSENPEEIIRIGGELLFRNNMVTDSYVQAMVEAYRELGSYIVIAPNIAMPHTSKENGALKTGVSLLTLSKPVNFGNEYNDPVFLIFCIANAGEHEELLAILESIVKIGSDDTIKNQMRNADTIEEIEKIINNFDL; this is encoded by the coding sequence ATGTATAATCTAAAAAATATGGCAGAAGATAAGCTTATAAAATTAAATATCTCAAGCGAAAATCCCGAGGAAATTATCAGAATCGGCGGCGAACTTCTTTTTAGGAATAATATGGTCACAGATTCTTACGTGCAGGCTATGGTGGAAGCATACAGAGAATTAGGCTCATATATAGTTATCGCACCTAATATCGCTATGCCGCATACATCCAAAGAGAACGGGGCACTGAAAACCGGTGTTAGTCTCCTGACCCTTTCCAAACCTGTTAATTTTGGAAATGAATATAATGATCCTGTTTTTCTTATCTTCTGTATAGCAAATGCGGGAGAACACGAAGAGCTTCTGGCGATACTGGAAAGTATTGTAAAAATCGGATCTGACGATACAATAAAAAATCAGATGAGAAATGCCGATACAATAGAAGAAATAGAAAAAATAATAAATAATTTTGATTTGTAA